TAATCATATAAAAgaatgtgaataaataaatataatatgataaaatagaagagatgtatttaaaatattaagtaaataaatataaaaagaaatataatagaaataataatgcaaaactaattaatttaataatatgataataataacaagtaaataaataaaaaggaaaataataatagtaataataatattaaattaattaatttaataataaaatagaaaaaataataaaaaaggggctaaattgagttttaaaacagaaatttggggcaaatcaaaaataaataaaaaggacagGGACCAAATAGAACGCGCGAATAACAAGGAGAGGCCAAAATGGGCAATAATCCCCACCCTCCAAAATGCACAGCTTCAAggtggaccaaattgaaagctgaaataaattatagggcaaaaattaaaaatgaaataaacttaattgtaaacaataaaaaagcggaagggctaaaggCACAATTAGCCCTTCCGTTAAAAAACACGCGGATATTAGGGGTTAATGGGTCGGGTAATTGGGttgccccaaaacgacgtcgttttgggcgtTTGAGGCCAGtctcaaaacgacgtcgttttgggggcctatataagttaatttttttgacaaaaaaaatcatttagccCTTGTTTAAAAAAACACTAGAAAAGCTCTCCCTCTCCTTTGACCAAGCCTGAATCCAAATGAAGGAGGACCGCCAGTATTCTGCGCGCTTTTATCAGAGCGGTGGTCGACGCCCCTGTAAGTTTCCGTCCcctttttattatgtatttgatatatatatatatatatatacagttttttaaaacaaaaggaaaatagaaatttttgaatataaacagtttcaaaaacaggaaaataaagaaaataaaaatgacctTTGCACGTTTCtaactttgtttttttctttaatctactTTGTTGCTTTTTGTTGTTTGTATACTTGAATATGTTTTTGTTGTATTCAAGAAAAAATCCCGGGGAAAAAACTACAATGGTTTTTCATGGCTTATATAGCCATTGTACAAagttttaatctatttttgtatatttgctGTCACTTCTGCTTTTGGTCTTTGTAAGAGGCAGTCCAAGTGGAGGGCGGTGCTGGCAGAAATGGCAGAGGCGGTGGCAAATCTAAGGGAGTTAGGGGCGGCACGGGCTAaggtttctttttgtttttctatttttttgggTATTGGGCTAATTGGGCTTGAATtgggaaattttggttttgggcaTGTCTGGTTTTTGTTGGGTCTGTAATTTGTTTAGTTTGGATTGTAATGAGGTTGTATTGGGTTTTATTCTTTATGGGCCCCGAGTAGAATTGGCCCACAacagttgcccctctttgcttattgtcgtgtaacgagaatggagcaaagacttttgAAGGGCCAATTTTGCCTGGTCTTGCCGAGTCTTGAATTTTTTgggtgcttctcttcttcaggTAGCCTCATTCCAACCCACTgtatcttcaggggtataggaatTGTCGCtttgatccactccactgtaacttcagggagataaaacttGTAGCTTCCATCCATTCCACtctaacttcagggagataagacttatagctttaatctgctccgctgcaacttcagggggatgaGATTTGTGTTTTCTATCTGCTTCACTACGACCTTAGGGAGATAAAGtgtgtagctttaatctgctctgctgcaacttcaaaaagttaagatttgctatttttaacctgctccactgtaattttagggagataaggtttgcggctttaatctgctccgctgcaactttaaggagataagatttgtagcctgtcttcaatctgctccactgcaatttcagggagataagatttgtttatttttaacctgctccactgcaacttcaaggagataaggtttatagctttaatctgctctactgcaacttcagagagataagatttgctttcTCCAATCtattctactgcaacttcagggagataaggtttgtttatttttaacctgctccactacaactttaagGAAATAAggtttatagctttaatctactctactgcaacttcagagagataattTTTGCTATCTCCGATCTACTcaactgcaacttcagggagataagatctataacttcaacctgctccactacaacttcagggagacaaTATTTGTAGCCTTTAGTTTgatccactgcaacttcagactccactgtaacttcagggagatacgATTTATAGCTTTAATATAATCTagtgcaacttcagagagataagatcgaTAACTTCAatatgctccactgcaacttcagggagataagatttgtaatttgtagctttaatctgttccgctgcaactttagggaaataaaattcactatcttcagtctgctgtactgcaacttcagagagataagatctataatttcaatctgctccactacaacttcagggagatacgATTtgtaatttgtagctttaatatgttccactacaactttagggaaataagattcgctatcttcagtttgctccactgcaacttcagggagataagacttgtaacttcaacctgctctactgcaacttcagggagataagattttccaTAATGACTTTaatccatcccactgcaacttcaatgTATGGGtaacttcattgatctgttATACCATTCTCTAGGTAACATGACCtgtaaaattcatttcatggGCCTATTTCGTGGCAAATGATTAGaatgttatgatcagaatgaatcaaatgctcctaactagatgtgtatgcatgatgaatgcaaaatgtcatttttcgagGATGATCACCTTTTAATGCTTGGGTTGACATTGCTCGCTATTCATCgaggttttatcactgacgtaTTACGCTACCTTCTTGCTCAGCTGGTATCTTTGTCAGGAAATCGAAAAAAATAATCGCAATTTAGGCTATTCTTCTCCACATGTTTCCAACTCTTAAATTTGGGTAGTCCTGACCAATGGTCCTGTTTAAGGTTCTTGTactatttagaaaacttttcagAGCAATATGCAAAACCCTTTTAAGAAAGTATTTTTAgcccattaatcattatttcaacgcaaaaagcttgaaaaagatcataatgatagacaaaattgaaatttatcaagaacaaaatttgagaaGAATAAACTAGTCAAGGAAAGTAAACATTGCTGAAATGCAACATGAGTAAGAAGAAATaggtgccccaaatatcgcaGCATGAGCTTTTCTACCCGAATTTCTTGAAGGCCATTTTGAGTTCAACATGTGTTTAGGGAGTCTAGagtactttgttgatgccccaagatgtagcatctCTCTTTCTTATTAATTCGGAGAAAGCAAGACTACCATATGCCTCatccttgatcaaaatttgaattgccctTTCACGAGTTTTCAAtccaaaacccctttggtctcaaggtgctcTTTTACAAGTTTCTGTCTTGGcctttccctttttttaggTGAAGTACTTCTTGAGTGAGTTCGAATTCACTGGATTAGGTAGGTTCTTGTCATTCATCTCGGTCAATATCAAtgctcctccagaaaaggccTCCTTTACCACATATGGTCcatcccagtttggcatccattttcctctgaagtccttttgtatgAGAATGATCTTTTTTAATACCAAGTCCCtttcatggaattctctagggcgaacctttttgttgtaagcCCGCATTACTCGTTTTTGGTGCATTTGATCATGATGGATAACTTTCAACCTcttctcttcaatcaaatttaactgaTCATATTGAGATTGGACCCATTTTGCTTCATCCAAATTCAGCTCCGACAAGACTCGAAGGGAAGGAATTgtaacttcaatgggtaaaattgCTTCTATTCCATAAACCAATGAAAAAAGAGTTGCTCTGGTAGAGGTCCTGACCAATGTTTGATAAGCATGAAGAgaaaatggtaacttctcatgccaatctctATATATGTCTCAGTCATTTTTCTTACAATCCTCTTGATATTCTTATTAGTTCCCTCAACTGcacaattcatttttgggcgatatggtgaCGAGTTGTGGTGTTTAATTTTAAACTGACTGTAGAGCTCTGCTATCATGCTGTTGTTCAACTTCAATGCATTGTTCGATATGATCCTTTCTGGCATGCCATACCGACATATGAGCTCCTTTTTTATGAGCTTGTTGACTaccgactttgtgacattggcgtatgaagcagcctctaccCACTTGGTGGAGTAAtcgatgaccacaaagatgaatcgatgcccattagaagcttTTGGAAAGATCGGCCCAATGAAATCCATgtcccacatagagaaaggccattgagaagtcataacatgaagaggtgaaggggGCACATGTATCTTgtccccataaatttggcacttaTGGCACTTGActgatgcaatccccttccattgTGGACCAAGaatacccgaatctcatgaTTTTCCTGGACATCGTAAACCCATTAGCATGTGTTCAGCAGACACCTTCATGGACTTCCTCTAAGATTTTTTTAACCTCGACAGCGTTTACACATCTTAGTAGCACCtgatattttcttcttttgtataggatctccccatctaagacgtAATCACTGGCTAGCCTTCTTAACGTTCTTTTATCATTCTTAGTTGCTTGGTTAGGATATTCACGATTTTTCACATATTGCAATATGTCATGGTACCAAGGGTAatcatccttttcttcttcttcttcttcgatgTTGTGACAATGAGCTGGAGCTTCATAAATACTTACCTGGATAGGTTTCACATCCTCTTGTTTGTTCACATTGACCATGGAAGCTAAAATTGCTAGGgcgtcagccatctgattttcttctcgCAGGAGGTAGCAGAAGgtgatttcatcaaaatttttaattaattcaaggaCCAACCTTCGATAATCGATCAACTTGGGTTCTCTTGTCTCCCATTCACCTTTAAGTTGAAAAATCACTAGCGGAGAGTCCCCATATACCTCCAGTATTTTGATCTTGCATTCTATGGATGCACGATACCCATGATGCATGATTCGTATTCCACCATGTTatttgtacaatcaaaatccaatttactagTAAAGGGATTATGATCTCCATTtggggataccaagactgcccAAATTTCGTTACCCACAGCATTTGAGgctccgtcaaagtttaatttccaaggATGGCTTTCTTGAGAGTCTTCTTCAGTGGTGACAACATACATTAGATCTTCGTTTGGGAAATCAAAGTTTAAGGGCTCGTAATCCTCTAAAGCTCTACTGGCTAGAAAATCTGCTATTGCACTCTCTTTTACAGCTTCCTGATTCACATAGATTATATCAAATTCGGAAAGGAGAATTTGCCATCGGGTCATCCTTCCATTCAAAGTAGTcgactccatcatgtactttagagGGTCCAATTTTGAAACGAGCCAAGTTGTgtggtacaacatgtactgtCTCAGTCTTCGAGTTGTCTAGATTAAGGcacaacattaatttttaatcggCGAGTACCTTGTCTCACATTCAATGAACTTCTTACTGAGGTAGTATATCgccctttctttccttcctgACTCATCGTGTTGGCCAAGCACACATCctataaaattcttaaatactACCAAATACAGTATCAATGGCTTATCCAGACTAGGTGGCGTTAGCTTTAGGGCATTGGACAGGTATTGTTTAACCTTGTCAAGAGTTTTCTAGCATTTGtcatcccatacacctggaTTTGTTTCTTGAGAAGACAGAATATGGGGTCATATTTCTCGATCAGTTGTGAAATGAATCAGGAAATGTACTTTAGTCTTCCTAGAAAACCTCAGACTTCTTTTTGAGTGCTCGACAGAGACAACTCCTATATATAGCTTTAACTTTATCTGGGTCAATTTCGATTCCCTTTTCGCTGACTACAAAGCCTAGCAACTTTCCCAACCTATCCCTGAAGGTACATTTTGTTGGATTGAGCTTTAGATGgaattttctcaa
The Gossypium raimondii isolate GPD5lz chromosome 8, ASM2569854v1, whole genome shotgun sequence DNA segment above includes these coding regions:
- the LOC105793419 gene encoding uncharacterized protein LOC105793419; the protein is MESTTLNGRMTRWQILLSEFDIIYVNQEAVKESAIADFLASRALEDYEPLNFDFPNEDLMYVVTTEEDSQESHPWKLNFDGASNAVGNEIWAVLVSPNGDHNPFTSKLDFDCEWETREPKLIDYRRLVLELIKNFDEITFCYLLREENQMADALAILASMVNVNKQEDVKPIQVSIYEAPAHCHNIEEEEEEKDDYPWYHDILQYVKNREYPNQATKNDKRTLRRLASDYVLDGEILYKRRKYQENHEIRVFLVHNGRGLHQSSAISAKFMGTRYMCPLHLFML